The following coding sequences are from one bacterium window:
- a CDS encoding glycosyltransferase family 9 protein yields MRWTIIQTAFLGDVVLTLPLLEEIQSRWQGSELQFICRPEAASVIETAPGIIDVAVYDKRGKQAGLSGWLTICNRIRNFQPELVLCPHRSVRSVLLAGCSSARERIGYDRAVRVPGFTKRVKYRKDVHETARLLDLLTPLTNVLGVPRIPNIHLTDADRARADAMIPAGSGKWVAIAPGAVWHTKKYPTDRYARVAALLSQQGYRIVTIGGPDDKQLCEQVASAGKGIACGGLLSPRESAAVLAKCAALLTNDSAPLHLGQAVGTPTIAIFGATVPGFGFGPQAPFDEVIGIELSCRPCAIHGGNQCPMKHFRCMLNLAPEQVATIVDQTIQRTSVLR; encoded by the coding sequence ATGCGCTGGACAATAATCCAAACCGCATTTCTTGGCGATGTCGTGCTCACGCTTCCCTTACTGGAAGAAATCCAATCGCGTTGGCAAGGCAGTGAGTTGCAGTTTATCTGCCGCCCCGAAGCGGCTTCGGTCATCGAAACCGCACCCGGTATCATCGATGTCGCGGTCTACGATAAACGGGGAAAACAAGCGGGGCTAAGCGGCTGGCTCACAATTTGCAATCGCATCCGGAATTTTCAACCGGAACTTGTTTTATGTCCCCATCGCTCAGTACGCAGTGTGTTGCTTGCTGGCTGCTCCAGTGCTCGTGAACGCATCGGATACGATCGCGCCGTCCGGGTGCCCGGTTTCACAAAACGGGTGAAGTATCGGAAGGATGTCCACGAAACCGCTCGGTTACTGGATTTATTGACACCGCTTACCAATGTCCTCGGCGTACCGCGCATCCCGAATATTCATTTGACAGATGCGGATCGAGCACGAGCCGATGCTATGATACCTGCCGGTTCCGGAAAATGGGTAGCCATCGCGCCGGGGGCAGTTTGGCATACGAAGAAGTACCCCACTGACCGGTATGCCCGAGTTGCCGCATTGCTTTCCCAGCAAGGGTATCGCATCGTTACCATCGGCGGACCCGACGACAAGCAGTTATGCGAACAAGTCGCTTCGGCTGGTAAAGGAATTGCATGCGGTGGGTTGCTTTCGCCGCGGGAGTCGGCAGCGGTACTAGCGAAATGCGCTGCGTTACTTACGAATGATTCCGCTCCCTTACACTTAGGGCAGGCGGTCGGAACGCCGACTATCGCCATCTTCGGTGCGACGGTTCCCGGCTTTGGCTTTGGGCCACAAGCGCCGTTCGATGAAGTGATTGGGATCGAGCTTTCCTGTCGGCCTTGTGCTATTCACGGTGGAAATCAATGCCCGATGAAGCATTTCCGCTGTATGTTAAATCTCGCACCGGAACAAGTTGCCACAATCGTCGATCAGACCATTCAACGCACGAGCGTTCTGCGATGA
- a CDS encoding Sua5/YciO/YrdC/YwlC family protein, producing MLFDDLLQITNDPLSLKRTEMLAVASRLRHRGIGVLPVETVYVLLGLADDREILNRMYDICQYPVSLRKQRPFGILVSSLQMLTRYTEKLPAETIRLLSRLFPGPLTVVLNANDEVPPWMCDPKHRIAVRIPQHPLALQLARELDRPLSLARASVYPKEGPRAVEGIAPDWKKQLDFVWDGGTTPMGKHTTIIELNDHTLRLQRSGAYPFDELKIVCDSEGFQFDWSTEEATKQDALNVLILCTGNICRSAMAEHLLRAKLQHEKHPHIKVKSAGTATMGGSAVLPQTEAVLSEIGIDVTHHRSQPVTRKLISEADIILGMTREHLDAIWDRLPEDNEPELGLLASWPATSRDADKEIDDPYGMSIEIYRQYRDQIAKEIDRIYPELHERSQAQYAL from the coding sequence ATGCTGTTTGACGATTTACTGCAAATCACTAACGATCCGCTATCGTTGAAGCGCACGGAAATGCTGGCGGTCGCGTCGCGTTTACGGCACCGAGGCATCGGCGTGCTACCTGTCGAGACAGTATACGTGTTACTCGGCTTGGCGGATGACCGCGAGATTCTGAATCGGATGTACGATATTTGTCAATATCCAGTGTCGTTACGAAAGCAGCGCCCGTTTGGAATTCTGGTATCGTCGCTACAAATGTTAACCCGTTATACTGAAAAGCTCCCGGCGGAAACGATCCGGCTGTTAAGTCGCCTTTTCCCCGGTCCGTTAACAGTTGTTTTGAACGCCAACGATGAGGTGCCGCCGTGGATGTGCGACCCGAAACACCGGATTGCTGTCCGCATTCCCCAACACCCGTTAGCGTTGCAATTGGCACGCGAATTAGATCGACCCCTCTCGCTTGCGCGAGCGAGTGTCTATCCGAAAGAGGGACCACGCGCTGTCGAAGGGATCGCCCCAGATTGGAAGAAGCAACTTGATTTTGTTTGGGACGGCGGAACGACGCCGATGGGGAAGCACACGACAATCATCGAGCTAAACGATCATACTCTCCGGTTACAACGCTCCGGAGCATACCCTTTCGACGAGTTAAAAATTGTTTGTGATTCTGAAGGATTCCAGTTCGATTGGTCGACGGAAGAAGCGACGAAGCAGGATGCACTCAATGTGTTGATTTTATGTACCGGTAACATTTGCCGGAGTGCAATGGCTGAGCATTTGTTGCGGGCAAAACTGCAGCATGAGAAGCATCCCCATATCAAAGTTAAATCGGCAGGAACGGCAACGATGGGTGGTTCGGCGGTGTTGCCTCAAACCGAAGCTGTCTTGTCGGAAATCGGGATTGATGTTACACATCATCGTTCACAACCGGTTACCCGAAAGTTGATCTCCGAAGCGGATATTATCCTCGGAATGACACGGGAACATCTCGATGCGATATGGGATAGACTGCCTGAAGACAATGAACCGGAACTCGGATTGCTGGCAAGCTGGCCTGCCACATCCCGGGACGCCGATAAGGAAATCGACGATCCTTACGGTATGAGTATCGAGATTTACCGGCAATATCGAGACCAGATTGCCAAGGAAATCGATCGAATTTATCCTGAATTACACGAGCGTTCGCAAGCACAATATGCATTATGA
- a CDS encoding glycosyltransferase family 9 protein — protein sequence MQSLLFCRQDRLGDVMLSLPLAAAVKKKDPSIRIGFLVNQGIGDLVATCREVDDVWEAAPGSKLDKTKLREWDTVVALWPNRALAWQLFTARIPRRVGTGRRAYSVFFNEKIPLHRHASGKHETTLNFELLDGILRTDHAARPTFTVPGVALQEISERLTQLGVLPSYRLAVLHPGSGGSSRDWPIENFEAVAEILHKRSDTFVVITGSREERKLAAQIAKLNPKKIVPFAGDTTLLQLQALLSLSSLCIANSTGPLHLANALGVPTIGVFPPLADCGPERWGVLDHPERSLLPEFPDTDCPFCKEFSCPKGQCMGLISPERILEIAEPLLGNEPIWSTKFQTRCAGQ from the coding sequence TTGCAGTCTCTTTTATTTTGTCGGCAGGATCGATTAGGCGACGTCATGTTGTCGCTCCCGTTGGCGGCAGCCGTGAAAAAGAAAGACCCATCGATCCGGATCGGTTTCTTAGTTAACCAAGGAATCGGCGATTTAGTTGCAACTTGTCGTGAAGTCGATGACGTTTGGGAAGCTGCTCCCGGCAGTAAACTCGATAAAACGAAATTGCGGGAGTGGGATACCGTCGTGGCGCTTTGGCCGAACCGCGCGTTGGCGTGGCAGCTCTTTACCGCTCGCATACCCCGTCGAGTCGGTACCGGACGCCGGGCATACAGCGTGTTTTTCAACGAGAAGATTCCTCTGCACCGCCATGCCAGCGGAAAACATGAGACCACACTCAATTTTGAATTACTCGATGGAATTCTGCGAACCGATCACGCAGCCCGCCCCACCTTTACCGTGCCCGGCGTAGCGTTACAAGAGATTTCCGAGCGTCTCACTCAATTGGGCGTATTGCCGTCCTACCGGCTCGCAGTGCTGCATCCCGGTTCTGGCGGCTCCAGCCGCGATTGGCCAATCGAAAACTTTGAAGCCGTAGCCGAAATTCTCCACAAACGAAGCGATACCTTTGTTGTGATTACCGGCAGTCGGGAAGAGCGTAAGCTCGCAGCGCAAATCGCGAAATTGAATCCGAAGAAAATCGTTCCATTTGCCGGGGACACGACTCTACTACAGTTGCAAGCGTTACTGTCGCTTTCCTCGCTATGCATCGCCAATTCGACCGGTCCACTACATCTTGCGAATGCACTTGGCGTACCGACCATTGGCGTTTTTCCCCCGCTCGCGGATTGCGGGCCAGAACGCTGGGGTGTCTTGGATCACCCGGAGCGTTCGTTATTGCCGGAATTTCCCGACACTGATTGTCCCTTTTGCAAAGAATTCTCCTGTCCGAAAGGACAATGTATGGGACTCATTTCCCCGGAACGGATACTGGAGATTGCCGAGCCGTTGTTGGGGAACGAACCAATCTGGTCGACCAAGTTTCAAACACGATGCGCTGGACAATAA
- a CDS encoding glycosyltransferase family 2 protein, which translates to MEKPTKLSVAMIAHNEAKLIRETLESTRFADEWIVVDTESDDDTAATARQFGATVLTRPNVNNLNINKNIAIDSCTGDWVLYLDADERISEASKQELLDVMEHGDCDAYFFPRLNFILGRATRYGGGYPDWQLRLFKRGKFRFPEKHIHERVAGEGKIGKLMNPLIHETYPETILLLRKLQFNAHFEAQYAWQNGLRPSVGLAWQWLFWKPFSRTVERFLFKLGFLNGFAGVTSCAFDAMNFIVRYLYLVEWARHPDRAPK; encoded by the coding sequence GTGGAGAAACCTACGAAGTTATCCGTTGCCATGATTGCGCATAACGAAGCGAAGTTGATTCGGGAGACCCTCGAGTCGACTCGCTTTGCTGACGAGTGGATTGTCGTCGATACCGAATCGGACGACGATACGGCGGCGACTGCGCGACAATTCGGGGCAACGGTTTTAACGCGACCTAATGTCAACAATCTCAACATCAATAAGAATATCGCAATCGATTCTTGTACCGGGGATTGGGTGCTTTATCTCGATGCCGATGAGCGCATTTCAGAAGCAAGTAAACAGGAACTACTCGATGTGATGGAACATGGAGATTGCGACGCTTACTTTTTTCCCCGCTTGAATTTCATTCTTGGACGCGCTACCCGTTATGGCGGAGGCTATCCCGATTGGCAATTGCGATTATTCAAACGTGGAAAATTTCGATTCCCGGAAAAGCATATCCATGAACGCGTCGCCGGCGAAGGGAAGATCGGGAAACTGATGAATCCCCTTATCCACGAAACCTATCCGGAAACCATTCTCTTGCTCCGGAAGTTACAATTTAACGCCCATTTCGAAGCGCAATACGCTTGGCAAAACGGACTGCGCCCGTCGGTCGGTTTGGCATGGCAGTGGCTATTCTGGAAACCGTTTTCCCGGACGGTTGAACGGTTCCTTTTCAAATTGGGTTTCCTAAACGGTTTCGCCGGGGTAACTTCGTGCGCGTTCGATGCAATGAACTTCATCGTCCGCTACTTATATTTAGTGGAATGGGCGCGTCATCCCGACCGCGCTCCGAAATAA
- a CDS encoding glycosyltransferase — MKIALVHDWLTGMRGGEKVLDAICELVGPADLYTLLLAPDKVWGRITENRIHTSFIQRLPFAKERYRYYLPFFPAAIESFDLSQYDLVLSTSHAVAKGVLSRSDALHVSYIHTPMRYVWELFWEYFGDYRHGNVYRLAVTMAARRLREWDVISASRADHYLANSHHVRRRINHHWRREAEVVYPPVETERFTLGKQSGGYYLVVTSLVPYKRVDLAIQAANKLGKKLVIVGDGPEKKNLQKIAGPTIHFHGPVESNELNQLYGEATALLFPGEEDFGIVPVEAMATGTPVVAFARGGAMETVVIPKRAKRDRLPVTGAGFPEQTLESLLTGIAELDTLELDREKIRSVAMQFDRKKFMQRYSSAIASRWILHGGDASDLPQRICEEAGTIGDSGRD; from the coding sequence ATGAAAATTGCACTTGTACACGACTGGTTGACCGGAATGCGCGGCGGGGAGAAAGTTCTCGACGCGATTTGTGAATTGGTCGGTCCTGCCGATCTCTATACTTTGCTCCTTGCACCGGATAAGGTGTGGGGACGCATCACCGAGAATCGCATTCACACCAGTTTTATTCAACGGTTACCGTTCGCTAAGGAACGGTACCGCTATTACTTGCCGTTTTTTCCCGCCGCCATCGAAAGTTTCGATTTATCGCAGTACGATTTGGTGTTATCAACCTCCCATGCTGTCGCGAAAGGTGTCCTTTCCCGTTCCGATGCGTTGCATGTCAGCTATATCCACACCCCGATGCGGTATGTCTGGGAGCTGTTTTGGGAATATTTCGGCGATTACCGGCACGGCAATGTGTATCGGTTAGCAGTGACCATGGCGGCGCGCCGGTTGCGGGAATGGGACGTTATCAGCGCTTCGCGGGCAGATCATTATCTCGCCAACAGCCATCATGTCCGCCGCCGCATCAACCACCACTGGCGCCGCGAAGCCGAAGTTGTCTACCCGCCCGTGGAAACCGAACGTTTTACATTAGGGAAACAATCGGGTGGGTATTATCTCGTGGTGACATCGCTCGTACCTTACAAACGGGTCGATTTAGCAATCCAAGCCGCCAATAAACTCGGCAAGAAATTGGTTATCGTTGGCGATGGTCCCGAAAAAAAGAATCTCCAGAAGATTGCCGGACCGACGATTCATTTTCACGGGCCGGTTGAGAGCAATGAATTGAATCAATTGTATGGCGAAGCGACGGCATTGCTGTTTCCCGGCGAAGAGGATTTCGGAATCGTACCGGTGGAAGCGATGGCGACCGGGACTCCGGTGGTGGCGTTTGCCCGCGGCGGTGCGATGGAAACTGTGGTAATTCCGAAACGAGCCAAACGGGATCGGCTTCCAGTAACGGGTGCCGGTTTTCCTGAACAGACATTAGAATCGTTACTTACCGGGATTGCCGAATTGGATACTTTGGAATTGGATCGCGAAAAAATCCGCTCGGTAGCAATGCAATTCGACCGCAAGAAGTTTATGCAGCGTTATTCTTCTGCGATAGCGAGTCGCTGGATCCTCCATGGCGGCGACGCCAGTGACCTACCCCAACGAATCTGCGAAGAAGCTGGTACTATCGGAGATTCCGGACGTGACTGA
- the lptE gene encoding LPS assembly lipoprotein LptE has protein sequence MKVWISLLLLLSFQLSGCFRYSFTGTVPPHLKTVAIPTLEDRTSEFGLRESLTDALIGSYRKDNTLRVVDVARADAVVSGEILSVSEAPYTFTASETITEYRVTVNVNVRFVDKVKAKVIFEAPISAWGTYNFANEGTAGRQKAVDAAVQKLADDIVAKTLSGW, from the coding sequence GTGAAGGTTTGGATTTCTCTTCTTCTCCTATTGTCGTTTCAATTGTCGGGGTGTTTCCGGTATAGCTTTACCGGAACGGTGCCACCACACTTGAAGACAGTCGCAATTCCGACTTTGGAAGACCGAACGTCAGAGTTTGGTTTACGCGAATCATTAACCGATGCGTTGATTGGCTCCTACCGGAAAGATAATACTTTGCGGGTTGTTGATGTCGCCCGCGCCGATGCTGTGGTAAGCGGTGAAATTCTATCGGTTTCCGAAGCGCCATATACTTTTACTGCGAGTGAAACGATTACCGAGTATAGGGTCACCGTCAATGTCAATGTTCGTTTCGTAGACAAAGTCAAAGCGAAAGTTATCTTTGAAGCACCGATTTCGGCGTGGGGGACCTATAATTTTGCCAATGAAGGAACTGCCGGACGGCAGAAGGCGGTCGATGCCGCAGTACAGAAACTTGCAGACGATATCGTCGCAAAAACATTGTCGGGGTGGTAA
- the purD gene encoding phosphoribosylamine--glycine ligase — protein sequence MTTNPNTHVLVIGSGGREHTICWAMSQSKRKPKLFCAPGNGGTSEVATNLPVKADDIAGLLKVIESEKIGFVVIGPEAPLVIGLSDKLTELGIPVFGPSGAAAMLEGSKAFSKELMLKNNIPTARYQTYTNFDDAVDGIGEEFPVVIKASGLAAGKGVVIARNQEEAEAVLRSWMLDKKLGDAGKEIVIEQFLVGQEVSLFVLADGETFQVLPPVQDHKRLLEDDRGFNTGGMGSCAPSPVLDNNLMGTVVSRIVKPTLAAMTKAGTPFRGVLFIGLIICNGEPYVLEYNVRFGDPETQSLLPLLNCDVFELLLATATGELDELQSHKNWLPDRWESLAKKATTLCVVLAARGYPNAPNTGMPIELTPPEIELFHFHAGTTRTKGGALTVCGGRVVSVVALGHTILETRERAYRAAREVKFEGKMYRQDIGSRMITSLHSGDDSRHGASLRILGSSSGMPSVKRYNSSYWLEVEGDGYLIDCGEGASRSILEQGIDPLTLRAVFISHTHPDHVAGLPMLLQMLHLLERRDPLPVYLPLDKVAVFSQYLAHLYLLYHVNRFSYQVNLSPLSLEPYEDERIRLEPFTTTHLEKYREAAEPLGVGCVSQGFRFIIGDRIFVYPSDIPNLDGVVKQFENADLLLIETTHIHPFRTAETARDLKIPRVVLTHIPPHRENAVDEWRALGVKYQIPWFEVAHDGLKVSF from the coding sequence ATGACAACAAATCCTAACACGCATGTATTGGTAATCGGTTCCGGCGGACGTGAACACACAATCTGCTGGGCGATGTCGCAATCGAAGCGGAAACCGAAGTTATTCTGCGCGCCCGGCAACGGCGGCACCTCAGAAGTTGCGACCAATCTTCCGGTAAAAGCCGACGATATTGCCGGACTACTGAAAGTCATCGAATCCGAGAAAATTGGTTTCGTGGTGATCGGACCCGAAGCGCCGTTGGTGATCGGACTCTCTGACAAATTGACAGAGTTGGGGATTCCGGTGTTCGGTCCATCGGGAGCGGCAGCTATGTTGGAAGGATCGAAGGCGTTTTCCAAAGAGTTAATGCTGAAGAACAATATTCCGACCGCTCGCTATCAAACCTATACCAATTTCGACGATGCGGTCGACGGCATCGGCGAAGAATTTCCAGTTGTCATCAAAGCCAGCGGTTTAGCCGCTGGAAAAGGGGTTGTCATCGCCCGCAATCAGGAAGAGGCGGAAGCGGTATTGCGTTCGTGGATGCTCGACAAAAAACTGGGAGATGCGGGAAAAGAAATTGTCATCGAACAATTTTTAGTAGGGCAGGAAGTCTCGCTTTTTGTATTAGCTGATGGTGAGACATTTCAGGTATTGCCGCCGGTTCAGGATCATAAGCGGTTGTTGGAAGACGACCGGGGATTCAATACTGGAGGAATGGGATCCTGTGCACCGTCGCCTGTGCTCGATAATAACCTGATGGGAACCGTGGTTTCGCGCATCGTGAAACCGACCCTCGCTGCAATGACGAAAGCCGGAACGCCATTTCGAGGTGTACTGTTCATCGGATTAATCATCTGCAACGGCGAACCCTATGTCCTCGAATACAATGTCCGCTTTGGTGATCCCGAGACCCAATCGCTTCTCCCACTATTGAATTGCGACGTCTTTGAATTGCTGCTCGCTACAGCAACGGGCGAATTGGATGAGTTACAATCGCACAAGAATTGGCTGCCCGATCGTTGGGAATCGTTGGCAAAGAAAGCAACGACCTTATGTGTCGTTTTGGCAGCGCGTGGTTATCCTAATGCACCAAATACCGGTATGCCAATTGAACTAACGCCACCGGAAATTGAACTCTTTCACTTTCATGCCGGGACAACCCGGACGAAAGGTGGTGCGTTAACTGTATGCGGCGGTCGCGTTGTGAGTGTAGTCGCGTTAGGGCATACGATTCTTGAAACCCGGGAACGAGCATACCGGGCGGCTCGCGAAGTGAAATTCGAAGGGAAGATGTACCGGCAGGACATCGGCAGCAGAATGATTACTTCCTTGCATTCCGGCGACGATTCCCGACACGGCGCTTCACTGAGAATTCTCGGCAGTTCGTCGGGAATGCCTTCGGTGAAGCGATACAACTCTTCTTACTGGTTGGAAGTAGAAGGGGACGGTTATTTAATCGACTGTGGCGAAGGGGCGTCCAGAAGCATTTTAGAACAGGGGATTGATCCTCTGACATTACGGGCGGTGTTCATCTCCCATACGCACCCCGACCATGTGGCGGGGTTGCCGATGCTGTTGCAAATGCTTCATCTGCTGGAACGGCGAGACCCGCTTCCGGTTTATTTGCCGTTGGATAAAGTTGCAGTCTTTTCCCAATATCTTGCCCACCTGTATTTGTTGTATCATGTCAATCGGTTTTCTTATCAAGTGAATCTCTCGCCTTTGAGTCTCGAACCTTACGAGGATGAACGGATTCGGTTAGAACCGTTTACTACAACACACCTCGAAAAGTACCGCGAAGCTGCCGAGCCGCTTGGTGTCGGTTGTGTGAGCCAAGGATTTCGATTCATCATCGGCGACCGTATCTTTGTATATCCATCGGACATTCCCAATCTTGATGGTGTGGTAAAGCAATTTGAAAACGCCGATTTACTATTGATTGAAACAACGCACATTCATCCATTCCGGACGGCGGAAACGGCACGCGACTTAAAAATTCCCCGGGTAGTATTGACCCACATTCCCCCCCACCGGGAGAATGCAGTCGACGAATGGCGGGCATTAGGCGTGAAGTATCAAATTCCGTGGTTTGAAGTAGCACACGATGGATTAAAGGTGAGCTTTTAA
- a CDS encoding sigma-54 dependent transcriptional regulator produces MDLESGTARLLPHRTASATSGLEELPILIGRSDALKAVRTLIEQVAPMDVPVLISGESGTGKEVVARLLHLQSHRKQGAFVPVNCGAIPEGLFESEMFGAVRGAYTGSERNRAGLFEQAHKGTLLLDEIGEMPMTMQVKLLRVLETGEVTRVGGNDSMKVDFRLVSSTNRDLAFETSHEKFRHDLYYRIRAVQIELPPLRERPEDIPPLIDMFTAQFMKRNRTPPVEWSSSALHWLSDQRWEGNVRELRWFIEGYLSLDRSGGMVTVERVQPFFAKLVPTSKRLPVLVSRSNDSYPSEPGYDAELNASPIRMELQELKREVRELKGMVATALLRQEESRIAKAPPPTEIPFFPTVKEREEDAIRDALRFANGNRRDAAMRLGISERTLYRKLRQLNLHVH; encoded by the coding sequence ATGGATCTCGAATCGGGAACGGCAAGACTGTTGCCGCATCGAACAGCTTCTGCCACATCAGGGCTCGAAGAACTTCCGATTCTGATTGGAAGATCAGATGCTTTGAAAGCGGTAAGAACTCTAATCGAGCAAGTCGCTCCGATGGACGTTCCCGTGTTGATTTCCGGCGAATCGGGCACCGGCAAGGAAGTGGTTGCCCGGCTATTGCATCTGCAATCACACCGGAAGCAAGGCGCATTCGTTCCGGTAAATTGCGGGGCGATTCCAGAAGGATTATTCGAATCGGAAATGTTCGGCGCAGTGCGCGGCGCTTATACCGGATCCGAACGAAACCGGGCGGGTTTGTTTGAACAAGCGCACAAGGGAACGTTGTTATTGGACGAAATCGGCGAAATGCCGATGACGATGCAAGTGAAATTATTGCGCGTATTAGAAACCGGGGAAGTTACACGGGTCGGCGGTAACGATTCGATGAAAGTCGATTTTCGATTGGTTTCGTCTACGAACCGTGACTTAGCGTTTGAAACTTCCCATGAGAAATTTCGTCACGATTTGTATTACCGGATTCGTGCCGTACAGATCGAATTGCCACCTTTACGGGAGCGGCCGGAGGATATTCCTCCTCTGATCGATATGTTTACTGCGCAATTTATGAAGCGTAACCGGACACCACCGGTCGAATGGTCTTCTTCCGCTTTGCACTGGCTTTCCGACCAACGGTGGGAGGGGAATGTCCGGGAGTTGCGATGGTTCATCGAAGGATATTTATCGTTAGATCGATCAGGCGGAATGGTGACTGTCGAGCGGGTGCAACCTTTTTTTGCAAAGTTGGTGCCAACATCCAAACGGCTCCCGGTGCTGGTTTCCCGCTCAAACGATTCCTATCCCTCGGAACCGGGATACGATGCGGAATTGAATGCCTCGCCGATCCGGATGGAGTTGCAAGAACTGAAACGGGAAGTTCGCGAGTTAAAAGGCATGGTGGCGACAGCGTTATTGCGGCAAGAAGAAAGCCGGATCGCGAAGGCACCACCGCCTACCGAAATTCCTTTCTTCCCGACAGTGAAGGAGCGGGAAGAAGATGCAATACGTGATGCGCTTCGGTTTGCCAATGGGAATCGCCGTGATGCCGCGATGAGGCTCGGAATTTCCGAACGGACGCTATACCGAAAATTGCGGCAACTAAATCTGCATGTCCATTAG